The Sphingomonas crocodyli nucleotide sequence CGCCCCCACCTTCAAGCGCGTGACGCTGGAGCTGGGCGGCAAGTCGCCGGTGTTCATGTTCCCCGATTGCGACGTCGAAGCCGCGATCGCGGGCATTTCGAACGGCATCTTCTACAAGACCGGCCAGTTCTGCGCCGCAGGCACGCGCCTCTACATCCACGACAAGATCTACGACAAGGTCGTCGCGGGGTTCGAAAAGCATGCCAAGGCCGCCAAGGTCGGTCAGCCGCTCGAAACCGACACGACGATGGGACCGATCATCTCGCAGAAGCAGCTCGATCGCGTCACCAACTACCTGCAGATCGGCCGCGACGAAGGTGGTGAGATCGTGACCGGCGGCAACCTGATCCCCGGCGACGGCTATTTCATCGAGCCGACCCTGATCGCGAACGTCGACCAGACCAAGACGCTGGTGAAGGAAGAGATTTTCGGCCCGGTGCTGGTCGCTCAGCGCTTCACCGACGCGCACGATCTCGACACGCTCGCCGCGTGGGGCAACGACACGCAATACGGCCTCGCCGCACGCATCTGGACCACCAACCTGCGCAACGCGCATGGGCTGGCGGCGCGCCTCGACGCGGGCACGATCACGATCAACAACGGCTTCCTGGGCGACCTCGACTTCGGCGGCTTCAAGAGCTCGGGCCTCGGCCGCGAACTCGGCCAGTACGGCATCGAGAGCTATCTGGAGCACAAGAGCATCGCGGTGGGGTTCTAACCGTAAATCCTCCCCGGCACGGGGAGGTGGCGCCGAAGGCGACGGAGGGGGCTGGTCTCGGGCGATACCGCCAGCCTTCTGCCCCCTCCACCATCCTGCGGATGGTCCCCCTCCCCGTTCCGGGGAGGATCAAAACAAAAGGGGCGCCGGATCATCTCCGGCGCCCCTCTTCGTTTCAGGCGTTGGTCGCGATCAGACGACGCCGTAGGCGAGCATCGCGTCGGCGACCTTCTTGAAGCCGGCGATGTTGGCGCCCTTCACATAATCGATATGGCCGCCCGACTGGGTGCCATATTCGACGCAGCGCGAATGGATGCCCTGCATGATGTCGACCAGGAGGCGCTGAAGCTCCTCTTCCTTCCACGAAATGCGCGCCGAGTTCTGGCTCATTTCGAGGCCCGAGACGGCGACGCCGCCCGCGTTTGCAGCCTTGCCGGGGGCGTAGAGGATCTTGGCGTCCTTGAAGACATGAACGCCTTCCAGTGTGGTCGGCATGTTGGCGCCTTCGGACACCGCCATGCAGCCATTCTTGACGAGCAGGCGGGCTTCATCACCGTTCAGCTCGTTCTGGGTCGCGCAGGGCACCGCCACGTCGCAGGTGACGCCCCACGGACGCGCACCGCCGCCGTGGAACTCCGAACCCTTGAACTCCTTGACGTATTCGGAGATGCGGCCGCGCTTCTTGTTCTTCAGATCCTTGACCCAGTTCACCTTCTCCTGGCTGATGCCTTCCGGATCGTAGATGAAACCTTCGGAGTCCGAGAGCGTCAGCACCTTGCCGCCGAGCTGGTTGATCTTTTCGGCCGCATGGGTCGCGACGTTGCCCGAGCCGGAGATGACCGCAGTCTTGCCGACAAGATCCTGACCCTTGGTCTTGAGCATCTCCAGCAGGAAATAGACCGCGCCATAACCGGTCGCCTCGGTGCGGATCAGCGAGCCGCCATATTCGAGGCCCTTGCCGGTGAGAACGCCGGTAAACTCGTTGGTCAGGCGCTTATACTGGCCGAACATATAGCCGATCTCGCGACCGCCCACGCCGATGTCACCCGCGGGGACGTCCACGTCGGCGCCAATGTGGCGATAGAGCTCGTTCATGAAGCTCTGGCAGAAGCGCATCACTTCGTTCGCGCTCTTGCCCTTCGGATTGAAGTTCGAGCCGCCCTTGCCGCCGCCCATCGGGAGGCCGGTAAGCGCGTTCTTGAACGTCTGTTCGAACGCCAGGAACTTCAGCACGCTTTCGGTCACCGACGGGTGGAAGCGGATGCCGCCCTTGTAAGGCCCGATCGAGTTGTTGTTCTGGACGCGCCAACCGCGCTGGACGCGGATGTTGCCGTTATCGTCCTCCCAACAGACGCGGAAGCTGATCACGCGATCCGGCTCCGCGATGCGGCGCAGGATTTGATATTTGTGATATTCTTCCTTGTCGGCGATGAAATCGTAAATGTCTTCGGCGACTTCCTGCACCGCCTGAACGAACTCCGGCTGACCCGGATTGCGCTTCTTCACGCCGTCGATGAAGGTCGGCAAGTCGACATGATCGGAAACGGCCATTCTGGCACTCCCCCTGCTGGAAACGGCCAAGTCCATTGCCCGCGGACGAGGCTCAGGATGCAGGCATCCCGCGAAATTGTTACGACGGCAAGGGGGTAAGCGACTTACGGACCAAATAATTACGGCCGCGATGCAATAGACGCGTCTGGATCACGCCAGGGTGGGATAAGCGAAGCCGACCAGCAGGATGAAGATGATCAGCGCCAGCAGCATGAGCCAGTGCCACAATGTCTTGGCGTAGCGGATGAGCAGGACGATCCACGCCTGCGTTTCCTGCAGAGCGCGCGACCGCCGACGCCGGCGACGTCTCCTGATCTTTGGCGGTTGCTCCATCGGGTTCGACATCCAGTCCCTAAGACCAAGGCAACCATGAAAATACGGTAAAGCCAAGGGAATTTCAGCTTTGGGACGATCGAGTCCTAACGAAGGACGCGCGAGCCATCCTCCCCCACAAAGGGGAGGCATGCCGGAAATGACGAAGGGGCGGATACGGGCTTCATCACCCCGTATCCGCCCCTTATTTACGTCGCAGCCCCGCGCGGGGCGCGTTCAGGCTTATTTGCCGTCGAGGATCGCCGCGATCTGCGCGGTGACGGCATCCATCGCCGCCATGCCGTCGACGCGCTTCACCAGGCCGCGCGCTTCATAGATCGGCAGGATCGGCGCGGTCTTGGCGCGATATTCGGCCATGCGGGTGCGCACGGTTTCCTCATTATCGTCCGGACGGCGCTTAAACTCGGTCGACTGGCAGACGTCGCAGACGCCCTCGACCTTCGGCTGCTTGAACGTGTCGTGATAGCCCGCGCCGCACTTGGCGCAGGTGAAGCGGCCGGTGATACGCTCGACCAGCGCATCCTCGTTCACTTCGAGTTCGATCACATGATCGAGCGAACGGCCGCGGCTCTTGAGGATCTCGTCGAGCGAGAGCGCCTGCGCCTCGGTGCGCGGATAGCCGTCGAAAATCGCGCCGGCATCCTTGGCCATCGAATCGAGCTTCTCGCCGATCAGGCCGGAGACGATCTCGTCCGAGACGAGCTGGCCCGCCTCCATCACCGCCTTGGCCTGCAGCCCGATCGGGGTCTCGGCCTTTACGGCCGCGCGGAGCATATCACCGGTCGAAAGCTGGACCATGCCCCGCTCCGCCACCAGTTTTTCAGCCTGCGTCCCCTTACCGGCCCCAGGAGGCCCCAGCAGGATTATATTCAACGCCGCACTCCCCCCTTGAGCTTCGCCTTCTTGATCAGGTCACCATATTGATGCGCGAGCAGGTGACTCTGAATCTGCGTGACGGTGTCGATCGTGACGTTCACGACGATCAACAGGCTGGTGCCCCCCAGATAGAAGGGAATACCCGCCTGCGCGACCAGATATTCCGGCACCAGACAGATGAAGGTCAGATAGGCCGCACCCAGCACCGTGATGCGGGTCAGCACGTAATCGAGATAATCGGCGGTCGTCTTGCCCGGACGGATGCCGGGGATGAAGCCGCCATAACGCTTCAGATTGTCCGCGGTCTCTTCCGGATTGAAGACGACGGCGGTGTAGAAGAAGCAGAAGAAGATGATGCCGAACGCATAGAGCGCCATGTAGAGCGGCGTGCCGTGCTGCAGATACTGGTTGATGGTGATCACGAAATCACCCCAGGCGCTCTCACCCGCCACGCGCTGCCCGGCGAACTGGCTGATCGTCAGCGGCATCAGCAGCAGCGACGAGGCGAAGATCGGCGGGATCACGTTGGCGGTGTTGATCTTCAGCGGCAGGAAGCTCTTGTCCCCCTGCATCATGCCCTTGGCGGTCTGACGCTTGGGATACTGGATCAGCACCTTGCGCTGCGCACGCTCCATGAACACGATCAGCGCGACGAGGCCGATCACGCCGATGATCACGCCACCGATCAGGATCGGCGACATCGAACCGGTGCGGCCGCCTTCGAACACGTTGGCCAGCGCGGTCGGCAGCTGCGAGACGATACCCGCCATGATGATCAGCGAGATGCCGTTGCCGATGCCACGGCTCGTGATCTGCTCACCCAGCCACATCAGGAACATCGTGCCGCCGATCAGCGAGATCACGGTGGTGACGCGGAACAGGTACGGATTGACGATCACCGCGTCGAGGCCGGCGCTGGCGCCCCAGGTCTCAAGGCCAACGGCGATGAAATAGCCCTGGATCGCAGTCAGCAACACCGTGCCGTAGCGCGTGTACTGATTGAGCTTCTTGCGGCCGCTTTCGCCTTCCTTCTTGATCGCGGCGAGCTGCGGCGACAGCGAGGTCGCCAGCTGCACGATGATCGAGGCGGTGATGTACGGCATCACGCCCAGCGCGATCAGCGACATCCGGGTGAGTGCACCGCCCGAGAAGGTGTTGAAGAAATCGAGCACGCCGCCCTTCGTCGTGTCGAACAGCGTCTGCAGCGCGCGCGGATCGAGACCCGGCAGCGGAACATGGCTGAGCAGACGGAAGACGATGAGAGCGCCCAGCGTGAACCACAGGCGCTTCTTGAGCTCGGTAGCCTTCGCAAATTGCGACAGGCTCAGATTGGCGGCCATCTGTTCGGCAGCGGATGCCATGATGTGTCTGGACCCCGAAAAGAAAGAGGGCGGAGGAGCCATGTCTGGCCCGCCCCGCCGCTCCATATAGTGCGTGCTTCAGGCTTGTCAGCCCGAAAGCGACAGGACGTCAGATCAGGCCTTGCCAGCCTTCTTGGCTTCCTTGTCGGCCGCGCGCTGCTTCTGCACCACGCGGTGCTTGGCGGCGGCCTTCTCGGCGGCGGGAACCACCTCGATCACGTCGACCGAACCACCGGCCTTTTCGATCGCGGCCTTGGCACCGGCCGAGACGCCGGCGACCTTGAACGACAGCTTCGCGGTCAGCTCACCCTTGCCCAGGATGCGCACGCCGTCCTTGCCGCCACGGGCGACGCCAGCGGCCTTGAGCGCGGCATGATCGATCACGCCCTTGGCTTCCAGCTTGCCGGCATCGACCAGCTTCTGGATCGCGCCCAGGTTCACTTCAGCGAAGTCCTTGGCGAAGATATTGTTGAAGCCGCGCTTCGGGATGCGCATGTGCAGCGGCATCTGACCGCCTTCGAAGCCGTTGATCGAGACGCCCGAGCGGCTCGTCTGGCCCTTCTGACCGCGACCGGCCGTCTTGCCCACGCCCGAACCGATACCACGGCCGACACGGA carries:
- the gdhA gene encoding NADP-specific glutamate dehydrogenase, encoding MAVSDHVDLPTFIDGVKKRNPGQPEFVQAVQEVAEDIYDFIADKEEYHKYQILRRIAEPDRVISFRVCWEDDNGNIRVQRGWRVQNNNSIGPYKGGIRFHPSVTESVLKFLAFEQTFKNALTGLPMGGGKGGSNFNPKGKSANEVMRFCQSFMNELYRHIGADVDVPAGDIGVGGREIGYMFGQYKRLTNEFTGVLTGKGLEYGGSLIRTEATGYGAVYFLLEMLKTKGQDLVGKTAVISGSGNVATHAAEKINQLGGKVLTLSDSEGFIYDPEGISQEKVNWVKDLKNKKRGRISEYVKEFKGSEFHGGGARPWGVTCDVAVPCATQNELNGDEARLLVKNGCMAVSEGANMPTTLEGVHVFKDAKILYAPGKAANAGGVAVSGLEMSQNSARISWKEEELQRLLVDIMQGIHSRCVEYGTQSGGHIDYVKGANIAGFKKVADAMLAYGVV
- a CDS encoding adenylate kinase; amino-acid sequence: MNIILLGPPGAGKGTQAEKLVAERGMVQLSTGDMLRAAVKAETPIGLQAKAVMEAGQLVSDEIVSGLIGEKLDSMAKDAGAIFDGYPRTEAQALSLDEILKSRGRSLDHVIELEVNEDALVERITGRFTCAKCGAGYHDTFKQPKVEGVCDVCQSTEFKRRPDDNEETVRTRMAEYRAKTAPILPIYEARGLVKRVDGMAAMDAVTAQIAAILDGK
- the secY gene encoding preprotein translocase subunit SecY; this translates as MASAAEQMAANLSLSQFAKATELKKRLWFTLGALIVFRLLSHVPLPGLDPRALQTLFDTTKGGVLDFFNTFSGGALTRMSLIALGVMPYITASIIVQLATSLSPQLAAIKKEGESGRKKLNQYTRYGTVLLTAIQGYFIAVGLETWGASAGLDAVIVNPYLFRVTTVISLIGGTMFLMWLGEQITSRGIGNGISLIIMAGIVSQLPTALANVFEGGRTGSMSPILIGGVIIGVIGLVALIVFMERAQRKVLIQYPKRQTAKGMMQGDKSFLPLKINTANVIPPIFASSLLLMPLTISQFAGQRVAGESAWGDFVITINQYLQHGTPLYMALYAFGIIFFCFFYTAVVFNPEETADNLKRYGGFIPGIRPGKTTADYLDYVLTRITVLGAAYLTFICLVPEYLVAQAGIPFYLGGTSLLIVVNVTIDTVTQIQSHLLAHQYGDLIKKAKLKGGVRR
- the rplO gene encoding 50S ribosomal protein L15, with product MKLNDLRDNPGARKGRVRVGRGIGSGVGKTAGRGQKGQTSRSGVSINGFEGGQMPLHMRIPKRGFNNIFAKDFAEVNLGAIQKLVDAGKLEAKGVIDHAALKAAGVARGGKDGVRILGKGELTAKLSFKVAGVSAGAKAAIEKAGGSVDVIEVVPAAEKAAAKHRVVQKQRAADKEAKKAGKA